From one Acidobacteriota bacterium genomic stretch:
- a CDS encoding efflux RND transporter periplasmic adaptor subunit — translation MKSYGGWILGLLLAFLLGLALPLAVDVNLPDWERLAGWLDRLQPSGPGSDLGQQLGQLQLWTCGMHPQVIQKEPGSCPICHMDLVPVRETATEPEPSQKERRIRHWQAPMDPTYISDKPGKSPMGMDLVPVYEEPAEAQSGIRVDADFLQNFSIRTARVERGRIPRLIRTIATLHYNPRTMVSINTKYEGWIEAAHVNYLGQRVRKGDLLFEIFSPQLLTTQQEYLAAIQYLERLRGQAHPKAVKRARDLVEAARQRLLFWDVTEDQIGTLKTQGKAFRRLKVASPASGVVVDQAAETLEGMKVSPGMNLYRVADPSTVWAQVEIYQHEMRHLRIGQRVRVSLDAFPERKWQGTVVSLNPELDPRTRTLGAQVEIPNRDGRLHPEMVAEVELEIPGPARALKVPEESVLHTGERSVVVVQKETNLFEPREVELGAAGGGFQEIRKGLKAGERVVTSSQFLIDSESNLREAINKIAAQSEVGRELEATDNR, via the coding sequence ATGAAATCCTACGGCGGTTGGATCCTCGGCCTTTTGCTGGCCTTTCTGCTGGGATTGGCGCTACCGCTGGCGGTCGATGTGAATCTGCCGGATTGGGAGCGGCTTGCCGGCTGGTTGGACCGCCTGCAGCCTTCCGGCCCGGGATCCGATCTCGGGCAGCAGTTGGGGCAACTCCAGCTCTGGACCTGTGGAATGCATCCCCAGGTGATTCAAAAGGAGCCTGGCAGTTGTCCCATCTGTCACATGGATCTGGTTCCGGTGAGGGAGACCGCCACTGAACCGGAACCATCGCAGAAGGAACGCAGGATTCGGCATTGGCAAGCGCCCATGGATCCTACCTATATTTCCGACAAACCAGGAAAATCACCCATGGGAATGGACCTGGTTCCGGTGTACGAGGAACCGGCCGAGGCACAGTCCGGCATACGGGTGGATGCCGATTTCCTGCAGAATTTCTCCATTCGAACAGCTCGGGTTGAAAGGGGGCGGATCCCGCGGCTGATCCGGACCATCGCCACCCTTCACTACAACCCCAGGACCATGGTGTCGATCAACACCAAGTACGAGGGTTGGATTGAAGCGGCTCACGTCAATTACCTGGGCCAGCGGGTGCGCAAGGGCGACCTGCTGTTCGAAATATTCAGCCCTCAACTGCTCACCACCCAGCAGGAGTATCTGGCAGCAATCCAGTATCTGGAGCGACTCCGCGGGCAGGCTCATCCAAAGGCCGTCAAACGGGCTCGGGACCTGGTGGAGGCTGCCCGCCAGCGATTGCTGTTTTGGGACGTCACCGAAGATCAGATCGGAACGCTCAAAACCCAGGGCAAGGCATTCAGGCGATTGAAAGTCGCTTCGCCGGCTTCGGGCGTGGTGGTCGATCAGGCCGCCGAAACACTCGAGGGCATGAAGGTCTCCCCGGGGATGAACCTCTACCGGGTTGCCGACCCCTCCACTGTCTGGGCGCAGGTGGAAATCTATCAGCATGAGATGCGGCACCTGCGAATCGGACAGAGAGTTCGGGTCAGCCTGGACGCCTTTCCCGAGCGAAAGTGGCAAGGCACCGTGGTTTCCCTGAACCCGGAGCTCGACCCCCGTACTCGAACCCTGGGAGCCCAGGTTGAAATTCCCAACCGTGACGGGCGCCTCCACCCTGAAATGGTCGCGGAGGTGGAGCTTGAAATTCCCGGACCCGCCAGGGCGCTCAAGGTGCCCGAGGAATCGGTGCTCCATACCGGAGAGAGGAGCGTGGTTGTCGTGCAGAAGGAGACCAATCTGTTTGAGCCCAGAGAAGTCGAGCTGGGAGCCGCGGGCGGCGGTTTTCAAGAAATCAGAAAGGGCTTGAAGGCCGGCGAGCGCGTGGTGACATCTTCCCAATTTCTGATCGATTCGGAAAGCAACCTGAGAGAAGCCATCAACAAAATTGCGGCGCAAAGCGAAGTCGGACGGGAGTTGGAGGCAACCGATAACCGCTAG